The genomic interval AGCGCGCAATGCCCCGATCTCGCGCCGGCGCTGGGACACATGAATGACGGTGACCAGCATCAGCGCCGCGGCGACCAGCACCTGCGCGCCCGCCGCAATCGCCGTCAGCACCTGTTTGGCGTCGCCGAGCGTGGCGTAGAGTTTGGTCAGCACCTCCGCCGGGAAGACGGCGAGCGTCTGATCGCCCCGGTAGTCCTGCCGCAGCTTATAGGCATCGGCGATCGATTTCGGCTTCACCAGGATCGCGGGCAGGCCGGGCGTTTCGCCTTCATGCCAGTGCTCGTCAACAGGTGTTGCGGGGTCGATATGATGATGGTCTTCTTCATGCCCCGCCTCGTCGTGATCATCGTGGGCGGCGTGTTCGTGGTCGTCCGCCTGCTCGTCATGATCATGGCCGGCCGCCTCGTGATCATGGCCGTCGGCCTCGTGCGCTTCCATGCCGTGGATTTTCCAGACCGCCTCGATCGGCACGAAGATGGCGCGGTCCCATGGCGTTCCGGTCGGGTCGGCCCGGCCGGTGACGGTATAGGCGAGTTCGTCATGGGTATGGCCGCCGGTCTCGACCGTGCCGTGCATCGGCTTGATCGTGTCGCCGATCGCAAGATCGACCGCCGAGCCGGTCACCGCCTCGCCCAGATGGGTGAAATTGTCGCCTTGGGAAAAGCCGGGCGTCGTGTTTTCGATCAGCTCTGATGTGGTGCCGACGATCGGGTAGCCTTCATAGGAATCGCCGAAGCCGATTGGCGCGGCCCAGGCCACGCGGGGGTCCGCCTGAAGGTCGGGCAGGATGTCGCCGTCCATCAGCGGCAGGTCGGCGGCCTGCAGGAAGACCGAGGAGAGCACGAGCTGGGTTTCGCTGCCGGGCGCGCCGATCACCAGATCGAATTTCTCCGAGGCCCGGGCGCTGCCAAGCCTCAGCGCCCGCTCTTCCAGCGT from Martelella mediterranea DSM 17316 carries:
- a CDS encoding FtsX-like permease family protein, producing the protein MFRFILADLKRLWAGSIVIVILIMLATALGVAVTLEERALRLGSARASEKFDLVIGAPGSETQLVLSSVFLQAADLPLMDGDILPDLQADPRVAWAAPIGFGDSYEGYPIVGTTSELIENTTPGFSQGDNFTHLGEAVTGSAVDLAIGDTIKPMHGTVETGGHTHDELAYTVTGRADPTGTPWDRAIFVPIEAVWKIHGMEAHEADGHDHEAAGHDHDEQADDHEHAAHDDHDEAGHEEDHHHIDPATPVDEHWHEGETPGLPAILVKPKSIADAYKLRQDYRGDQTLAVFPAEVLTKLYATLGDAKQVLTAIAAGAQVLVAAALMLVTVIHVSQRRREIGALRAFGAPRGAVFTIVWGELFLLVALGIALGYAAGLAAALAIARSITAERGVSLPVEFTRADLGSAAVLIAVAAVLSALPALIAYRQSPAAALKS